A genomic segment from Odontesthes bonariensis isolate fOdoBon6 chromosome 8, fOdoBon6.hap1, whole genome shotgun sequence encodes:
- the tmem19 gene encoding transmembrane protein 19: MDFEREILAKEYIKMMTDLIVLCATLALSLFFWVLSLTMSAISGNLQPVSPWRWLFSILVPLMLTARALKRRSLDRSGALGALLVGFVLTMANYSFFSALLTFFFTSSKLTRWGGAKKKKIDADYKEGGQRNWVQVFCNGGVPTEVALLYMIEVGPGEIPIDFSKQYSASWMCLSLLGALACSAGDTWASEVGPVLSKSQPKLITTWKEVPAGTNGGVTPVGLVASFLGGAAVGLAYFVTQILMISNLQLADPQWPIIMYGGVAGLLGSMLDSFLGAHMQYSGFDSSLGKVVSYESATTQRICGKPILDNNAVNLFSSVLIALFLPGMAWGMWPR, from the exons ATGGATTTTGAGCGTGAGATCCTGGCGAAGGAGTACATCAAGATGATGACCGATCTGATCGTGCTGTGTGCCACTTTGGCACTGTCCCTCTTCTTTTGGGTCCTCTCACTCACCATGAGTGCCATCTCAG GCAATCTGCAGCCTGTGTCACCTTGGCGGTGGCTGTTCTCCATCTTGGTTCCACTCATGCTGACTGCGCGAGCGCTGAAGAGACGCAGTCTGGACAGATCTGGAGCCCTCGGAG CTCTCCTGGTGGGATTTGTCTTGACAATGGCCAACTACAGCTTCTTCTCCGCTCTGCTGaccttcttcttcacctcctccAAACTGACCCGTTGGGGAggagcaaagaagaagaaaatagatGCTGACTACAAGGAAG gGGGTCAGAGGAACTGGGTTCAGGTCTTCTGTAATGGAGGAGTTCCTACAGAAGTGGCACTGCTGTATATGAtagag GTGGGTCCAGGTGAGATCCCCATCGACTTCAGTAAACAGTACTCTGCCTCCTGGATGTGCCTCTCTCTGCTGGGTGCGCTCGCTTGCAGCGCTGGTGACACCTGGGCGTCGGAGGTGGGGCCTGTCCTTAGCAAATCGCAGCCGAAACTCATCACTACCTGGAAGGAAGTCCCAGCAG GAACTAATGGAGGCGTCACTCCCGTTGGATTGGTCGCCAGCTTCCTCGGCGGCGCTGCAGTAGGTCTGGCGTACTTTGTGACACAGATTCTTATGATCAGCAACCTTCAACTGGCAGATCCCCAGTGGCCGATCATCATGTACGGCGGTGTGGCCGGTCTGCTGGGATCGATGCTGGACTCTTTCCTGGGAGCGCATATGCAGTACTCGG GCTTTGACTCGAGCCTCGGGAAGGTGGTGAGTTACGAGTCTGCCACCACCCAGCGGATCTGTGGGAAGCCCATCCTGGACAACAATGCAGTCAACCTCTTCTCCTCCGTCCTCATCGCCCTCTTCCTTCCCGGAATGGCTTGGGGCATGTGGCCACGATAG